The Miscanthus floridulus cultivar M001 chromosome 6, ASM1932011v1, whole genome shotgun sequence genomic interval agaAAAAAGTTAAGCCAGTTTAGAAAAGTTaatccagatcgatcaagttcaactgctcacaaccacagaaccgccaggttcggacttCAAGCactcgcttgaacacttagctcatagcggagccccTGTCGCTCTCGGCTCCTCCGACCGGACCACTTGtacaccctatctttctccttctcgtttgtaaccccactgcaaacttcgagcacctgggctcaggaataaagtcaccgactgactcaaactggacgtagggcacgttgcctgaaccagtataaaccctgtgtcattgagtgctaggccacctccgatcacaacgtacggcaaaactacaaatatttacttgttggtcactttctgcaccgataattTGTTTCTCAAAAAGTAATTAAATTTAGGGATAAGATATATGTGAATTTGAAACCAGAGATCACCTTTGGATTCACAATAATGATCTGTCGATGTTGTAGCTCCTTACTGTTGGTGTCCAATTCGAATGAGCTGCAGCACGGTTTGACTTCAGTTATTGAGATAAAGTATACAATATTGACAAAATGAAATATGGCTTGACTTCACACAAAAACACATGCAGCCACACATGTTACTGATAGGCTTTCAGAAACATCCTGAGTGAACCATTGGAGTACATAGTGACACTGACAGTTGTGTATTTAGCATACACCTATATATGATGGTTTGAAAGGATCACTAAAATCACGAATGCCCAGTTCTTTTTAGTTGTTCTTTAAGTAAATTATCGTTTTCCTCAGCTATGCAATTGATTATAAAATGATTCATTAGCACTTAGCTTCAGTCAGTTTTAGAAAttattaagaaaaaaaataaagttaGATCCCAGAATAAATTGGTCAAAAGCAGCTACAATTCTTTTCAGCTGGCCTATCAGTAAACTTAATAATAGCTTATCAATTCAAGACCTCAAGAAAACCACCAAAAGAACACAAGTCCGCATCCAAGCCCTGTCAAAACCAGAGAACAGACAACCAGCTCACATCGTAAAAAACTCGGCATCCATCCCCAGCAAATTCGTGTTCCTTTATTGCTCAATACTGCACATAAGCTAGATACAATCAAATTCAGAGGCTATGCCTGAATTCAGAGACTGTACCATAAATCAAATGGCAACTAAAAAATTTGTACATTTAGTGCTACCTACAGAAAAATTGTACGAACCAATCTTCTATTCAGTCCTATTCACTATCTGACAACAGCTCTACGTGCTGGTGATGGAGGTTATATCCTAAAAAACATGTACATGTGAAGGCTAGCTTATAGTTTGTAGAAATAATATTTTAGGTACAGATCTGTTTTGTTCATGAACATGTACATGTACATGCATTGTTCTCGTCTGGTGTTTTCTCAAGAAAAAAAGATATGAATACTTAATCTTTTACCCTGCCGCTCATGCAACTTGTGGCATGTAAACTATGCAACAACTTGTGGCATGGAAACTATTTCAGGTATTCAGTTTTAGAATGACTGAAGTAGGCGTTTTTTACAAGCTGACAAATGCGTAGAAGCTGACAAATGTTCCGTCTTTTAGGTATTCAGTTTGAGAATGGCTGTGAAGTAGATGTAATGCTAACTCTAACAGTGTGTTCTTTATGGATAAATGGGGGGAGAAAACTGGCACCATCAGTTGGTAGCAGCAATTCAGAATAGGTGAACTCTGAATATCCTAGTTCTATACTGTCCAGCAAGTCAGCTACTCCGATCTGGCATTATACGTAACAGGTTGCATGCAGTGGAGAGGGGAAACACACTATTAAATAAACCTCATTATTGCCAAAAAAAAAGGTCGATAATGGCTTCCAGTTGCTAATCGCCCTGAAGAAAAGGTGTTTATAAATGCAGTCATACTACTACTGCCGGCTGGTACCTTCTTGTTCAGAGCTATAGTCAAACCAAATGCACTGCTAGATTATATATTTCTCTTTTTGACATTTCATAGAAACAAGATGCTATATATTCCATCTTAAAGAATTTTAGATACGAGCAGCCTGCATTTCTACCAACAACAATTTGTAAAGCAATCCAACTCGACCAGCTGCAAGTTGCAGTTGACCTCGCCTCTGTGTGTTTTGCTGACTGAATCTTACACTACACCCAATTCAGCCATTCAGTCAATCGCCGGTGCTAGATATTGCAATTGCCGGACCATGAACAGTAGGCAGGAGGGAAAACAAACTTCAATTGTCGCGTTATGAACAGAAGGGCGATTGAACAGCACCTGGAATGGGCAGCTAGCGAGCGTGATGGGAGGCGATGCCTGATCGCCAAGCTGTCCTCGCCGGCGACGGGGGCTCCAGGTTAGATGTTGGGGAAGGACGACAGGGACAGCCGGACAAGAGCTCCTCGGTGATGTCGGCGTGGGCGGCGATGCCTGATTGCCAAGCCATCCTCGCCGGCGATGCAGGCTTCGATGCGTGAAGATCAGATGGGAACTCTTCTCTGGCCCGGCCGTACGTGGAGTAGAATTGGGAGGTTTACCGGCGTAGGAGTTGAAGACGTCGACGGAGCCGATCGCCGACGAGGTTTGCGTGCGGCGCTGCGTGCGGTGGTGGTGTCCTGCTGCTATGCTGCGTGCGGCCGTGCTGCGTGCGGCGCATGGCCAAGCGGAGAGCGCTGCGTGCTGATCGCGGAGAGCTTCCTGCTATCGTGCTGCGTGCGGCGCTGGGTGAGATGGGCCCGTGGGGGGAGGTGTCGTGCTACCTCACGGTGGTCGGAGCACGGCCAAGCGGGGAGTCACGGAGGGGACGGGAGCGATGCCGCGATCGCAAGGGGAGCGACGAGCACGGAGGAGACCGAGGCTGCCACGACCCACGGATGGCGATCGCGGGATCAACGTGGGCGATCACGGCATTTTTCCTACTAGGCGAGGCAGCGAGGGTGCGGCGGCAATCTTTCCTAATGGGCGATCGATCGCGGGATCAACGTGGTTCGCGGACCCACCTGGCGGCGCGGAAACTTGCGTGGGATGGCGTCAGGATCGCAAGGGGAGGCAGACGGGCGACCCCAAAACAAAGTCGCACGAAAAATTATTCACGTTTTGTTTTTTAGTTGTATAATAGGAGATTCATATTCAAACATTCGAATCTGTATATGTATCTGGCAAAAAAAAGAGAGTAGATATCCCACTAACAAAGATTCCATTTCCACCCTACTAGAAATCAACTACCCTTATAATACATTCGTAGAGTAAGGACTAGCCAACTAGGTCATCCATAGGTAATAAATTCGTTGAATTGGATGATAAGTGCATGTGGGCACGTGGCTCCTATTGTTGGATACTATAAGTTAGTGTTTGGTTGCTGGAATTTGGTGGGATGGGATGGGATAGACCTCTGTATCAGCCTGTTTGGTTTGTAGTCGTGGAGGGACCGAGACGTCCCAGTAGGGAATATTCGGGGCATATTCGCGTGACTCCCGTCCCTCCAAATCGAGGGGACGGGGGCACCCTAGGTGGGACAACGCGGGCgagggaggaaggagaggaggctCCGGCGGGCGGGCACAGGGGCGGTGTGGCGCTCCAGGCGTCTGGGGGCGAGTCGGAGCTCCGGGCGCGGCCGGGCAAGCGCTCCAGCAAGCAACGTCCCCGAATCCACTGAGTGGGCGAGTGAGAAGGGGTGGGCTCCGGCGAGGAGTAGGAGCACGAGCGAGCACGGGCGGGCTCCGGCGCGAGCATGGACGGGCGGGCGAGCAGGGGCACCAGCGCTAGCCCCCTATCGAGGAAGGAGGAGGCGCGGGACGGAAGATACAACGTAGGTAAGGCTGGGCATTCGGGTTACCCGAAAAATTCGGGTCGAGTAATTCGGGTATTAAAAATTGCTACCCAATTTTTACCCCGAAAAAGCATTACCCAAAAGGATTTTTACCCTGAAATACTTCATGTCTTCATATTAGGAATAGAGGAGCAAATATTTGAGATATTTCAGATaatttgggtagttcgggtaccAGGAAACATTACACGAgctacccaaactaatttcgggtttTTACAATCACTATCTGAAATTGTGACCAAGTAGTTCGGGTTCGGATACTTCCGGTCTGGGTTCAGATAAATCGGGTTTGGGAATTGGGTATTGGGTATTTTGCCCACCCTTAAGCGCAAGGGCCAGAAATTCCGATGCCGAACAGGCGCCGAAAATTCCggggaagaagaaaagaaaaaaaactgacaaatggaccccacctatcagtggGTGATCCCGCTTTTGATGTCCCCATACCAAACAGAAAATGGGTTGGTTTCATCCCTCTTCAACTAAACAAAAATTGTAGTCATCCCGTCCTCATTCTATCCTAGAAACCAGAGACCGGAACGTCCCACCCCACCTTGACTCCTAACCAAACGCTACCTAAGAATAGTTTGTCCTCCGTTatcatgtttaatattgatgacTTTTAATCCTTATTATACTGTGATTTGGAGCCAAATTTACCTGCTTTACCCTGTCCAAATGTGTTTTACCCTCTAGGATATTTGTTTCAAGTTTGAAACTTATTCAAATAGTTGGTAtgaattaccaaataaaaaatcACAGTAGTAGCCGTTCTTAATGAAATCCCGTCCTTGCAGACAGAACCACCGCTACTGATGGATCGTTGGCCGGTGAGAAAAGCAAACAGTAGACCGATGGCAAGCAATATCGTGGAACACGCAGCTTTAGCATGTGCGCAGATTCAAGATTATGGCAAGCCATTCACGTATGCGCGTGGTAGGTCGAAGTGAAAGCATGCTGTAGGAAGGATCCGGTTTGTTTCCTTGACCAGATGGCAAATGGCATACATTCTTTTTCGATATATCTCGAACTATTTAAAATGGATAGACCGGTGGATGGACATGCCACAACTACTGGAAACATCGTAGAAGACATTCTGGTTCTGCAGCTCTCCTTGGCTTCAGCAGCTCAGTCCGGAAATGCAGCAGGCCCGCCGCCGACCTGCCCATCCAGCTGCGGCAACCTGAGCGTGCCGTATCCATTCGGCATCGGCGCCAGCTGCTCCCTCCCTGGCTTCAACCTCACCTGCGATGGAACGCGCCACCCGCCGCGGCTGCTGCTCGGAGACGGCGCCCTCCAGATCGTGGACATCTCTCTGGCCAACTCCACGGTCCGGGCCCTGTACGCTGCGGGCGCCGTGAACATCAACTCAAGCACATCCGTCGACGGCAGCGGCACCTGGAGCTGCGGCCTCGACGCTGTCAGTGGCAGTGGCAGCCCGTACGTGGTCTCAGAGTGGCGCAACCAGTTGGTTGTCACAGGGTGCAACGTTCAGGGGACGCTGTTCGGGGGCAGCGGCAACGTCATCACCGGCTGCTCCTCCTTCTGCTCCATCGACGACAAGTGGGCCGGCGCCGTGGTAACCACCCCTGGCGATGGCGCCAACGCGTGCTCCGGTATCCGCTGCTGCGAGACGCCCATCCCCATCGGCCGCCCGTCCTACGCCGTCCAGTTCAAGTACCTGGACGTTGAGAACACAGGCTTGCTACCTGTGGCAGTGCGCATCGCCGAGCGTGGTTGGTTTGACAGTGTCGCCGCGCAAATGCTCAACAACTCGGTGCGGGATTCCATGTCCCTGACGCCGGTTCCAGTGGTACTGGACTGGGCGGTGGCGTCGACCCCAATAGTCCCGGGAACGGCTGATGCGGATGCCGCCGGCAACTCGTCCTGCCCCTCGGACGCGGCGAGGAGCGCCTGCCGCAGCAGCCACAGCGCCTGCCACAACGTCACCAACAACTACCGGACTGGCTACGTGTGCCGCTGCCAGAAAGGCTACGACGGCAACCCCTACCTTTCCGGTGAAGGCGGATGCCAAGGTACGCACGTTGTCACGTTGCACGGGCACGGCACCGTTTTGGGTGCAGTGCAGTAGTACACTGCTAGCACACAGACAgacggcatgttcgctggttggtttttgggctggtttgggctgactggtgttggtttattatgagaggaaaacactgttggctgactggtttaggctggctgaaaccaacaagcgaacaggccgagacTGTGTAACATACAGTGTGCTTGTTTGCTTCATCAGATATCAATGAGTGCGCACTCCCGGGAAATTGTTTCGGTATTTGTACAAACACGGACGGATCGTACGAGTGCCGGTGCCCAGGCGGTGCTGGTGGTAACCCGTACGTGGAACATGGCTGCGTCAAATCTTCTCTAGGTGAGCGCAGAGCCACTCAGTCAGACACATTACTCTGCTTTTGTATTTCAATAATACTCCTTGATCGTTTCCTCTGTTTCAACAAGTACTTGCACGGAACAAGTTCCTCTCTTCTGTCATAATTCAAAGCCTAATAGTATGTCACACTGACTCTGACAGAAAAAAAATTGTTTGTTATTGTATTATCAGGGCTAAGTATTGGCCTGGGAGTTGGCAGCGGGGCAGGTCTTTTGGTGCTGGTACTCGGTGCTGCCTTTGTGACTCGTAGGATTAAGCATCGAAGGGCAAGAATGCTGAAGCAGAAGTTCTTCAAGCAGAACCGTGGACATTTGTTGCAACAATTAGTGTCTCAAAAGGCTGATATCGCTGAGAAGATGATCATCCCCTTGATAGAGCTGGAAAAAGCAACAAATAATTTCGACAAGGCTCGCGAGCTTGGCGGAGGTGGACATGGTACTGTCTACAAGGGCATTCTATCCGACCAGCATGTCGTcgcaataaaaaagtcaaaagtgGCAATCCAAAGAGAGATTGATGAGTTCATTAATGAGGTAGCAATTCTCTCTCAAATCAACCATCGAAATGTGGTAAAACTCTTTGGATGTTGCCTTGAGACACAAGTGCCACTATTGGTTTACGAATTCATTCCAAATGGCACTCTTTATGATCATCTTCATGTTGAAGGACCAACATCACTACCATGGGAGTTTAGGCTGAGAATTGCAACGGAAACCGCTAGAGCACTAGCCTACCTTCACATGGCTGTGTCATTCCCTATAATCCACAGAGATATCAAGTCCCATAATATTCTTTTAGATGGTTCAATGACAGCAAAAGTGTCTGATTTTGGAGCTTCAAGATGCATTCCGGCGGATAACACCGGGATTTCGACTGCTATCCAAGGAACATTTGGATACTTAGATCCCATGTACTACTACACTGGGAGACTCACCGAGAAGAGTGATGTTTTTAGCTTTGGCGTTGTTCTTATAGAGCTGCTGACTAGGAAAAAGCCATACTCGTATAGATCACCTAAGGATGATGGTCTTGTGGCCCATTTCACAGCATTGCTCTCGGAAGGCAATTTGGTCAATGTACTTGATCCTCAGATCATAGAAGAGGCAGGTGAACAAGTGGGGGAAGTAGCTGCAATAGCAGCATCATGTGTCAAAATGAAAGCAGAGGATCGACCGACCATGAGACAGGTGGAGATGAACCTTGAAAGCATTCAAGCATCCGTACAACGGGTTGTGCAACGTACAGGTACAAACATATGTGATGAGAAACAAAAGGCTGTGATGTATCCATTACTTGAGGGTACAAGCAAGCAGGAGTCAAGTAGACAGTATAGTCTTGAAGAAGAGTTCCTCTTGTCAGCAAGATACCCGCGATAGTGTTCCATGGCTTTTATCTTTTTCTAGTTTGAAGATCTTTGCAATATTCATTTTTAACACACTCTTTTAAGTACGCATGTAGCGTATATTTAAGTAAAGTTTATAGGTTTCCATAAAGTACCATCGATAGCCCATCTTACTGAGATAGTCTAGCACTATTGCAGAAATCCTCATTTGTGCTATAGCTCTGATTCTTATCCCATGTTATCGAAGTTGATACTTGTAAGGATCCAAATGCCTAGaagagtgaatagcctataaaaaattctTCTACAATTCACAATTCACTAGAGCAGAGTTGTTATTACAAAAGATGACCCCAATAGCAACTACAAACACTTGATTTATAATATTAATTAATTCCATTacaaactctatgtatgtgatatgATGTTGGTTAATTGAGTATGATCTTAGTTGTAAAGTGGATATATCAAGGTCCGTCGTGACACTAGACAAACTAACGGGTTTATATGGATTGAAGTGTGAATGTGCTGATGTCTTTAGCATTAGCCGTTGTACCTaagctcttataaattagacggttctaTTACAACAAGGGGCTGAAGCATCCCCTTTATACCATCTCAATTAGTGTGAGACACTTGAAAGTGCAAACCTGTGCCATTACAGTGGAGGAATCTGCATCTATTCTCGGTGTGATATGCATGGTAATACCACCCATGGTCGACATGAGTGGCCGtaaaggtgctgatgtaaccgTACTCCATTCTGGTTTAAAAGATACGGAGTATAAGATGATGGAGATATCTAGTAATACCTTTggtatctcctacaactaaaaagaacaaagtatgaacatttttttgtgcgacatttgttttggttcgtccgtctgtccacgcctgtgatcccacgacatcttaattactgattgatcgtgccattctccttgattgaatattgcctgtcatgtgatagatgAATCACAGCAAAATagggagtagaaaattattgtgctatccatatacacattgcatgtttgcatgcaccagcatacatggcaacgagcaaaaggaaagagaattaacacagaatgaaagagaattaagacaaaaggaacctctttgtatttctgagaaccttaCCAAATTTGCCTATATTTAATTACTtttcctctttgcatttgcaaaagggacaactttttcctcttttcatttggtttcacgctcaagTGTTCCATCACCCTCGCTTGCTGTTTtttgcgtgaaccatagttgatgtcatctgtcttccatggctcagcctcccaatcccaagagaaggtccctacctctccctgactggagatccggcctgccagaggatctcctcgagtccatcgggcagcgtctcgcATCAGGCCATG includes:
- the LOC136460640 gene encoding wall-associated receptor kinase 5-like, with protein sequence MANGIHSFSIYLELFKMDRPVDGHATTTGNIVEDILVLQLSLASAAQSGNAAGPPPTCPSSCGNLSVPYPFGIGASCSLPGFNLTCDGTRHPPRLLLGDGALQIVDISLANSTVRALYAAGAVNINSSTSVDGSGTWSCGLDAVSGSGSPYVVSEWRNQLVVTGCNVQGTLFGGSGNVITGCSSFCSIDDKWAGAVVTTPGDGANACSGIRCCETPIPIGRPSYAVQFKYLDVENTGLLPVAVRIAERGWFDSVAAQMLNNSVRDSMSLTPVPVVLDWAVASTPIVPGTADADAAGNSSCPSDAARSACRSSHSACHNVTNNYRTGYVCRCQKGYDGNPYLSGEGGCQDINECALPGNCFGICTNTDGSYECRCPGGAGGNPYVEHGCVKSSLGLSIGLGVGSGAGLLVLVLGAAFVTRRIKHRRARMLKQKFFKQNRGHLLQQLVSQKADIAEKMIIPLIELEKATNNFDKARELGGGGHGTVYKGILSDQHVVAIKKSKVAIQREIDEFINEVAILSQINHRNVVKLFGCCLETQVPLLVYEFIPNGTLYDHLHVEGPTSLPWEFRLRIATETARALAYLHMAVSFPIIHRDIKSHNILLDGSMTAKVSDFGASRCIPADNTGISTAIQGTFGYLDPMYYYTGRLTEKSDVFSFGVVLIELLTRKKPYSYRSPKDDGLVAHFTALLSEGNLVNVLDPQIIEEAGEQVGEVAAIAASCVKMKAEDRPTMRQVEMNLESIQASVQRVVQRTGTNICDEKQKAVMYPLLEGTSKQESSRQYSLEEEFLLSARYPR